One Polaribacter reichenbachii genomic window, TAGAAACATCAATTAAAATGAAACGCGAATTTGTAGAAACTGTAAGTATTACATCAATTTTAAAAACAGATAATGATGTTACTTTTAATTATTTTGATTTTATAAAGGCTAAAGTTTAAAACAGCGCAAAAGAAATTAGAAAAACAAAAATAATACCAATTGTAGCTACTATAGAATAGCTAATATTTAAGAGTATAAATTTAAAAAATGTTTTTATGTAGCCTTGCTGATAAAATTTTTTCATAGCAATAAGTAAATAGAGTAAAAATAGAATGGTAAAAATCCATAACTCTGGTTTTAATCCAAATAATTTTAATAAAAAGAAAATGGCAAACAACATGAAAAATACAGTTTGCACGTGAAAAACAAAGATTAAATGATCTACGTACCCAAATTTTCTTCGGATGTAAAAGAACTTTAAAAACAGCGTAAAAAAGGGTAAAAGTATAAAGAGTGAAATTGAGCCAGAAGATAAAATCTGACTAAAAAATTTATCTCTACTATCTTCATCTTCAGTAAAAGAATATAAGGTTTTAGCTCTTGTAAATAAAAAACGATTTGTAAAATTTTTCTCAAAGCCCAAAGAATCTAAAGCAACATCCATTTTAGAATTTGGATATTCTTTTACATAATCTGTAAATGTATCTAACCTAGTCATACCACCAAAATTAAACGTTATGTCGTCTTTCTCTTTAGTTGCAGTAGTATCTCTAGCTTCTTTTTCTACCTCTTCTAATATCTTTTTTCTGGCAGATGCTGGTATAGGGACAAATGATTTTTTTAATTCACTATCTAGTTTTTGTTTAATTGAATCTATTTCTGCATCAGTTGGTATTTCTTTTTTCTTTTTTATAGAATCTTTTTTAACAACTTCTGTAATTTCTGCAACACTCTCGTTTGCCAATTGTTCGTATTTTTCTATAGACTTAAATAGACCTACAATTAAAAAAAATAGAATAGATACTGTTAAATAAAAACGAAAAGGGTTCGAATAGCGTTGTCTTTTACCATCTATATAATCTCTAGAAACCTTACCTGGTTTTATTAAAAGAGGAACAATAGTTTTCCAAAACTTTGCATCAAAATTGAATAATCCATTAAAAACTTCATGAATAAAACTTTTAAAAGTAATTCTATTCCCTTTATTGGTTTGGCCACATTCTGGGCAAAATTTTTCGTAGCCCGAAAAAGGGTAACCACAATTTAAACATTCTGGATCTTTAACTTTTACTACTTTATTTTTCTTTTTTTTTAGTTTGATAAGATTTGAGTTGAAAGTTGAAATGTGGGTATAATAACCTTAAAATGTTCTGATGTGTTTAAGTTTTTCATCGAATAAAAACCTTTCATAGCACCAATATTAGATTCTAAAAAGCAACCAGAACTGTAAGAATAAGTGTCGTTTGGTTTTAAAACAGGAGTTTGGCCAACAACACCTTCGCCTTCTACAACTTCTGTTTTATTAAGCGAATCAAAAATTTGCCAAAAACGATCTTTTAATTTAACCGTTTGTAAAGAATGGTTTTCTATGGTAATAAAATAAGCAAAGACATAATACAGCCTGTTATTTTTATAGCTTGTACCATTGTATTTCGTGTTTACAGAAATTTTAATGCCTTGTGTAATTTTTTCTACCATTGCTGGTAAATGTAGTTTTTTTGAATAAAAAATGCAAGTCAAAAATTAATTATCTATTTTGATCAAAATAAGTAGTACCAACTCCAATAACTCTATCATATAAACCACCAAAAGGTTTGTAATAGGCAATTACTGTATATTGGTTTTCTGTTTGATAAAAATTACCATTTATAGCATTCGTATCTACTTTGTTATATTTATCTACAGTTGCAAAAGTATAATTGTAAAAACCTTGTTTTAGTAAAATGCTTCCTTTGTAGCTTAGGTCTTTAAAATCATATTCCATTTTGGCATTTTCATCAATTTTAAAATTATTGAAAGCACCATAAATATATACGTCTTTATCTAAAAAAGGAGTATCAGCAAATAAAGTAAAATGCATCATTGCATAATCTGCTTCTGTATTTGTGTCAGTACCTTCTAAAGTTCTAATTACAAATTGCCCATTAATATCAGGATTGTATCTGTAAGATAAATACTCATTATATGTATAAGGATATAAATAGTGATGAAAAATATCTTTCATTTCAATTCTAACTGTATTTACACTTCTATTTCTAATGAGTTTACTATCAAAATTTAAATATTCATTGCCACCTTCAAAATTGGTTTTGTTGGTATAAGTGTATAATAATTGATTTTGTTTGAAAAAAGTAGGTTGTAAATCTGTAATTTTTTCATTCCAATTTTCATTTTTTAAGACAACAACATTTATTTCTTGTGATGGATTATTGATACGTAAATTAGGATGATTAATAGAAAACTGAACCGTTTGTTGCGTGTTTGTAGTTTTAGCATCTCTACTTCTGGTAACATTTGCAGCAACAATAGCTGCATTTTCATAGAGCACAAATTTTCTTGTAAAAACAACTTCATCATCATTATTTAAAACCGATAACAGATAGTTGCCACTTTTAGTAATCACAGTATTTATATTCGGAATTTTTACTGAATAATGAGAGTAGCTCTGAAAAGTATTAAATGAATTGGTAACATCTATAATCGAATTTTCATCAAACCCGTCTATAAACTGACTAGACAATAATCTGCTCTTTTGCCAATCGTGAGTCATATGCTGAATCCTGTATCTGTAATCTTTAGCATCAGCATCTAAATCATCAAAAGACAATTCTAAAACAGTGCCTAAAGGCACAATAGAAGAATAATTATTTTCTTGTAAAGGTCTAAGTTGAATCGATTTTATGTTTTGAGATGAAACATTTAAACACAAAAAGACTAAAATAGGTAGTAAGATTTTCTTTAACATATTGCAAAAATAAGTATTCATTTTTCAGAATAATCAAAATTTAAGCCAAAAATTAACACTATAACGTTTTCATTAAATTTTATTTATTTAGAATTGTTATAAATAATGAATTTAAGCTTTAAATTGTGTCTAAAACACGATGTAAAATCCGTAAATTTGCGTGATTTTTTTAGATAATTAAAATTCCAAATTTACTATGTCAAAAGACAT contains:
- the apaG gene encoding Co2+/Mg2+ efflux protein ApaG is translated as MVEKITQGIKISVNTKYNGTSYKNNRLYYVFAYFITIENHSLQTVKLKDRFWQIFDSLNKTEVVEGEGVVGQTPVLKPNDTYSYSSGCFLESNIGAMKGFYSMKNLNTSEHFKVIIPTFQLSTQILSN
- a CDS encoding DUF5103 domain-containing protein, with product MLKKILLPILVFLCLNVSSQNIKSIQLRPLQENNYSSIVPLGTVLELSFDDLDADAKDYRYRIQHMTHDWQKSRLLSSQFIDGFDENSIIDVTNSFNTFQSYSHYSVKIPNINTVITKSGNYLLSVLNNDDEVVFTRKFVLYENAAIVAANVTRSRDAKTTNTQQTVQFSINHPNLRINNPSQEINVVVLKNENWNEKITDLQPTFFKQNQLLYTYTNKTNFEGGNEYLNFDSKLIRNRSVNTVRIEMKDIFHHYLYPYTYNEYLSYRYNPDINGQFVIRTLEGTDTNTEADYAMMHFTLFADTPFLDKDVYIYGAFNNFKIDENAKMEYDFKDLSYKGSILLKQGFYNYTFATVDKYNKVDTNAINGNFYQTENQYTVIAYYKPFGGLYDRVIGVGTTYFDQNR